The Ciconia boyciana chromosome 17, ASM3463844v1, whole genome shotgun sequence genome contains a region encoding:
- the RAD51C gene encoding DNA repair protein RAD51 homolog 3 isoform X2 — protein MQREVGSLPLAPALRARLVAAGFQTAQELLETGPCGLSKEIGISKEEALEALQVVRQACHGEAARTAGASGATRKCTALELLEEEQAQGFIITFCSALDNILGGGVQLTKITEICGAPGVGKTQLCMQLAVDVQIPECFGGVAGEAVFIDTEGSFMVDRVVDIATACVQHCQLIAEAHQEEDHLKALETFSLESILSHIYYFRCHDYIELLAQVYLLPDFLSEHSKVRLVVVDGIAFPFRHDFEDLSLRTRLLNGLAQQLIIIANDHKSAVVLTNQMTTRIGQSQSTLVPALAPAVSAKEATTSAGGRCCILYAG, from the exons aTGCAGCGGGAGGTGGGCAGCCTGCCGCTCGCCCCCGCGCTGCGGGCCAGGCTCGTCGCCGCCGGCTTCCAGACGgcgcaggagctgctggagaccGGCCCCTGCGGGCTGAGCAAAG AAATTGGAATCTCCAAAGAAGAGGCACTGGAAGCATTACAGGTTGTGAGGCAGGCATGTCACGGGGAGGCAGCAAGGACTGCTGGGGCATCAGGCGCCACCAGGAAGTGCACAGCACTGGAACTTCTGGAAGAAGAGCAAGCCCAGGGCTTCATCATCACCTTTTGTTCAGCACTAGACAATATTCTGGGAGGTGGTGTGCAACTCACAAAAATCACCGAGATCTGTGGAGCGCCTGGTGTTGGGAAAACACAGctatg TATGCAGTTGGCAGTAGACGTACAGATCCCAGAATGCTTCGGGGGCGTAGCTGGAGAAGCTGTGTTCATTGATACTGAAGGAAGTTTTATGGTAGACAGAGTAGTGGATATTGCAACTGCCTGCGTGCAGCATTGCCAGCTTATTGCTGAAGCTCATCAAGAAGAAG ATCATCTAAAAGCTTTGGAGACTTTCTCCCTTGAAAGTATCCTTTCTCATATATATTACTTCCGTTGCCATGACTACATAGAGCTTCTTGCACAGGTCTACCTCCTCCCAGACTTTCTTTCAGAGCATTCAAAG GTCCGACTGGTGGTAGTTGATGgaattgcatttccttttcgCCATGACTTTGAGGACCTCTCGCTTCGAACAAGGCTTTTGAATGGTCTGGCACAACAGCTGATCATCATAGCAAATGATCATAAATCAGCA GTAGTTCTGACAAACCAAATGACAACAAGGATTGGACAAAGCCAGTCCACATTGGTACCTGCTTTAG ctccagctgtgtCAGCTAAGGAGGCCACTACCTCTGCTGGAGGTCGCTGCTGCATCCTATATGCTGGCTGA
- the TEX14 gene encoding inactive serine/threonine-protein kinase TEX14, whose amino-acid sequence MAHALPLPIPCPVQLGSIKGDSLEAQLHEYVRQGNYVKVKKLLKKGIFVDAVNSMGQTALFTAALLGLGKIVDVLLDYGSDANHRCYDGSTPVHAAAFSGNQWILSKLLDEGGDLRVHDEDGKNPQYWAMSAGKESSAQMLEFIQRCTFHMQAAIQNFPFDLLRKVGSSKALVCSPSRFGGLVQGNVDSPLGRFLKGGANAAKNIYSFGFGKFYLAGSRHLGYLASLPIIGEKDVVQADDEPTFSYHVGPYMIMTNLMWGGSRVTVKELSFEPHQNCSKLRLADLLIAEQEHSSKLRHPHLLQLMSVCLSSDLEKTRLVYERVNFGSLYSILHERRTEFPVLHMETILHVLLQINDALRFLHSRGFIHRSVTSYAIQIVSSGEAKLCNLEYMIESKDGGEHSDLTRIPVPAQLYKWCSPEVILEKVVTVKSDIYSFCTVVQEALTETPPWKGLEDSVIKQLIISGQQLEADVRLPMPYYGIIKSGLEPKQKNRSMKLQDIQYILKNDLKDLTKSQTGHADEMSKAQRPAVFADVNICLASAFSYRKRTQELQGKEVTEADSSTAPRYSLFPEENSALVDQEASTSLQSAAQDENRDVASKLQATLSASDVDDSLCSFEINEIFASYPELHKDFLEEGAVLGQALKDEERQQKEEGKATLRDLYSSPGVHCEGNPFYEEGGFSESSTEYTTEEEERISETSDLCMLAQMRGDAGRRTSSLSQNEQHISKCVLNLKIVQSMLQQAADSLCRTEEKLDKLEATEKQKKLLQEIRMNQLSKQIFQDRHWNRSDDTSQNSNNPFSGVNTFLWKAVGPPSSDYIPPPVTCQAQGALGGDSLQAVSKTAKEMEAIQNEKWKCFGEMSKSKNANNRHDLSFSVVKSLDDQMSLDHEHLLPRVSVRCKKKFNLQCQRGGDSHSAASGSEEERWCCPKSRSEIYSTKISEERRMMQSEWRTEVKQMARRVASGQLELGFPYPASECTSESEAENIKEAFQHVTVRVQKSEDQQRYRWQTGDNVEPWDLGSEDRSESEESDLESAFSSSGGRSCQSPSQDEQAGSGIAIHKNSVLPQQVENLSRGHSRELHCSLNLSPDASEEFLTPDPDYFLPPTTQGSSELETSDAEGKVEDACEGFLQKQLPEDAGSGIRVSGGKILFCSTAAQSSGSNTPGVNQLSHMPVASVEAARERILWEPQEECKEKDVSVTDIQDLSSIPYEQENYYRDIDCKTPRVSHAPTSVSTPLSSEEKIPVAFEKYKHCHEVASDSSFCGSQEISAAVSRTFTTAYEEGRSTEIPSVASGVCSSELNEPDGLPVVASSLRSTRKASALSQASNHFIDELPPPAQELLDEIVPDQIKMEDRESKEESERNEKRNHSLWTKESFNLAEETERAHSTLDDILERMLHAIPGDEIQEQPQGHTLGAASLQDPEDVGRKKGVEEGGAGARGRVPEGCAGSSEDTHPEDQKSHLQEQLSSSLLFRIIVLDQSSPT is encoded by the exons ATGGCTCACGCTCTCCCTCTTCCAATTCCCTGCCCAGTCCAGCTTGGAAGTATAAAAGGTGACTCCCTGGAAGCTCAGCTGCATGAGTATGTCAGGCAAGGAAACTATGTGAAAGTGaagaagcttctgaaaaaag gTATTTTTGTTGATGCTGTAAATTCCATGGGCCAAACTGCTCTCTTCACCGCTGCATTGCTAGGTCTTGGTAAAATAGTGGATGTGCTGTTGGATTATGGCTCAGATGCTAATCA TCGCTGTTACGATGGAAGCACCCCAGTCCATGCAGCTGCATTCTCAGGAAATCAGTGGATTCTTAGCAAGTTATTGGATGAAGGAGGTGATCTGAGAGTACATgatgaagatggaaaaaatcctCAGTACTGGGCTAtgtcagctggaaaagaaagcagtgctCAG ATGCTGGAATTTATACAGCGTTGTACATTCCACATGCAGGCTGCCATTCAAAATTTTCCCTTTGATCTACTCAGGAAGGTTGGCTCATCAAAAGCGCTAGTCTGCAGTCCGTCTAGGTTTGGTGGTCTTGTTCAAGG AAATGTTGACAGTCCTCTGGGTAGATTTCTAAAAGGCGGAGCTAATGCAGCCAAGAACATTTACAGCTTTGGTTTTGGGAAG ttttatcttgcaggcagcaggcaTCTGGGGTACTTGGCATCTCTCCCTATTATTGGGGAAAAAGACGTGGTTCAGGCAGATGATGAACCAACATTTTCTTACCACGTTGGACCATACATGATCATGACAAA CTTAATGTGGGGAGGCAGCAGAGTTACAGTGAAGGAACTCAGCTTTGAGCCCCATCAGAACTGTAGTAAACTCCGCTTAGCTGATCTTCTCATTGCAGAGCAGGAACATAGTAG TAAACTCCGTCATCCTCATTTGCTACAGTTGATGTCTGTTTGTCTGTCTAGTGACTTGGAGAAAACCCGTTTAGTATACGAAAGGGTTAACTTTGGTTCTCTGTACAGCATCCTTCATGAAAGG cgTACGGAATTCCCAGTACTGCACATGGAGACGATTTTGCATGTGCTGCTTCAAATTAATGACGCTTTGCGTTTTCTGCACTCCCGTGGATTTATCCACCGTTCAGTTACCTCCTATGCTATTCAAATTGTTTCTTCTGGTGAGGCAAAGCTATGCAACTTGGAATACATGATAGAGAG CAAAGATGGCGGAGAACACAGTGATCTGACACGTATTCCTGTCCCAGCCCAGCTGTATAAGTGGTGCTCTCCTGAAGTAATCCTTGAAAAAGTTGTCACGGTCAAATCGGATATTTATAGCTTCTGTACAGTAGTGCAGGAGGCCTTGACAG AGACCCCTCCCTGGAAAGGGCTTGAAGACTCGGTTATTAAACAGCTCATAATTTCGGGACAACAGTTGGAAGCAGATGTCAGACTTCCTATGCCCTATTACGGTATCATAAAGTCAGGGCTAGAACCTAAACAGAAGAACCGCTCCATGAAGCTTCAGGATATTCAGTATATACTGAAAAATGACTTAAAG GACTTAACTAAGTCTCAAACTGGTCATGCTGATGAAATGTCAAAAGCACAAAGACCTGCTGTTTTTGCAGATGTGAACATCTGTTTGGCATCAGCTTTTAGCTACCGGAAGAGAACACAGGAATTGCAGGGAAAAGAGGTAACCGAGGCTG aCAGCTCTACTGCCCCAAGAtactctctttttcctgaggaGAATAGTGCTTTAGTGGACCAAGAGGCATCAACCAGTCTACAGTCAGCTGCACAGGATGAAAATCGTGATGTAGCTTCTAAACTCCAGGCGACCCTCAGTGCCAGTGATGTGGATGACAGCCTCTGTAGCTTTGAAATCAATGAAATCTTTGCCAGTTATCCAGAACTTCACAAAGACTTCCTGGAAGAAGGAGCTGTATTAGGTCAAGCTCTAAAGGATgaagaaaggcagcaaaaggaagaaggtAAGGCTACCCTCAGAGACCTATATTCATCCCCTGGAGTGCACTGTGAGGGAAACCCATTTTATGAGGAAGGTGGCTTTTCAGAGTCAAGTACAGAGTATActacagaagaggaggagaggataAGTGAGACCTCTGACCTGTGCATGCTGGCACAGATGAGAGGAGATGCTGGGAGAAGAACAAGTAGTCTGTCCCAAAATGAGCAGCACATCAGCAAATGCGTCCTTAATTTAAAGATTGTTCAAAGCATgttgcagcaggcagcagattCCCTGTGCAGAACAGAGGAGAAACTGGACAAATTAGAGgccactgaaaagcaaaagaagctgCTCCAGGAAATCAGAATGAATCAGCTTTCTAAGCAAATTTTTCAAGacagacactggaacaggtctGATGATACTTCCCAAAATTCCAATAACCCTTTTTCTGGAGTTAATACTTTTTTATGGAAGGCTGTAGGTCCACCATCAAGTGACTATATTCCACCACCAGTAACATGTCAGGCACAAGGAGCATTGGGTGGAGACAGTTTGCAAGCTGTTTCaaagacagcaaaggaaatggaggcaattcaaaatgaaaagtggAAGTGCTTTGGTGAGATGAGTAAgagtaaaaatgcaaacaacCGTCATGATCTCAGCTTCAGCGTGGTGAAAAGCCTGGATGATCAAATGAGCCTAGACCATGAG CATTTACTCCCACGTGTATCTGtaagatgcaaaaaaaagttCAACTTGCAGTGTCAGAGAGGAGGTGATTCACATTCTGCAGCAAGTGGAAGTGAAGAAGAGAGGTG GTGCTGTCCAAAATCAAGATCTGAAATTTACAGTACAAAAATAAGTGAGGAGAGAAGGATGATGCAATCAGAATGGAGGA CTGAAGTAAAGCAAATGGCCAGAAGAGTGGCCTCAGGACAACTAGAACTCGGCTTTCCATATCCAGCCAGTGAATGTACATCTGAAAGTGAAGCAGAGAATATAAAGGAAGCCTTTCAACATGTCACTGTTAGAGTCCAAAAAAGTGAAGACCAACAAAGATATAGGTGGCAGACAGGTGATAATGTTGAGCCTTGGGATCTGGGCAGTGAGGATAGATCTGAATCTGAGGAGAGTGATCTGGAGTCTGCATTCAGCAGTTCTGGAG GGAGAAGTTGCCAGTCGCCATCACAAGATGAACAAGCAGGGTCTGGAATAGCCATTCATAAGAATTCAGTCCTTCCTCAACAAGTTGAAAATCTCTCTAGA GGGCATTCAAGGGAATTACATTGTTCCCTTAATTTATCTCCTGATGCGTCTGAAGAATTCTTGACTCCTGATCCTgattatttccttcctcctaCTACTCAGGGAAGTTCAGAACTAGag ACCTCAGATGCTGAGGGCAAAGTAGAAGATGCTTGTGAAGGATTTTTACAGAAACAGTTACCTGAAGATGCAGGATCAGGTATTCGAGTTTCAG gaggaaaaatactgttctgCAGCACAGCGGCGCAGAGCTCTGGCAGTAACACGCCAGGAGTGAATCAACTTAGCCATATGCCTGTAGCCAG TGTTGAAGCAGCACGAGAAAGGATACTGTGGGAGCCACAGGaagaatgcaaagaaaaagatgt GTCAGTGACAGATATTCAGGATTTGTCAAGTATCCCTTATGAGCAAGAGAACTACTACAGGGATATAGATTGTAAAACGCCCAGAGTGAGTCATGCACCAACAAGCGTCAGCACTCCACTCAGCTCAG aagaaaaaattccagTAGCCTTTGAGAAATACAAACACTGCCATGAAGTAGCTTCAGATTCTTCCTTTTGTGGTTCTCAAGAGATCTCTGCTGCAGTGTCCAGGACATTCACTACAGCCTATGAAGAGGGAAGGAGCACTGAAATTCCCTCTGTTGCTTCAGGAGTTTGCTCATCTGAATTGAATGAGCCT GATGGGTTGCCAGTAGTTGCTTCATCCTTGAGAAGCACCAGGAAGGCATCTG CACTCTCACAGGCATCTAACCACTTCATTGATGAGCTGCCTCCACCAGCCCAAGAGCTGCTGGATGAAATTG TTCCCGAtcaaattaaaatggaagaCAGAGAGTCAAAAGAAGAATCTGAGAGAAATGAGAAGAGAAATCATAGTTTATGGACTAAGGAGTCATTTAATCTagcagaggaaacagaaag GGCTCACTCTACTCTCGATGATATTTTAGAAAGGATGCTCCATGCAATTCCTGGAGATGAGATCCAAGAACAACCTCAGGGACACACTCTTGG GGCTGCAAGCCTGCAAGATCCAGAAGATGttggaagaaagaagggagTAGAGGAAGGTGGAGCCGGGGCCAGAGGCAGAGTGCCagaaggctgtgcagggagtTCAGAAG ACACGCATCCTGAAGATCAGAAATCCCACTTACAGGAGCAGCTGTCTTCATCTTTGCTATTCAG GATAATTGTTTTGGATCAGAGCTCTCCTACATGA